A part of Actinoallomurus bryophytorum genomic DNA contains:
- a CDS encoding tetratricopeptide repeat protein: MLGMGLVEVPRVPYRDPSTAIKQNPEVAENKRFCSGCGEPVGRSRGDRPGRTEGFCPKCGAGYSFSPKLGPGDLVGGQYEVLGCLAHGGLGWIYLAHDRNVNDRWVVLKGLLDTGDADALAAAAAERSFLAEVEHPNIVKIYNFVQHGGSGYIVMEYVGGKPLKDVLLERREAGEESLPIGQTIAYGLELLRALGYLHGVGLLYCDLKPDNAIQSDEQLKLIDLGGVRRVDDMDSAIYGTVGYQAPEIAELGPSVSSDLYTVGRTLAVLSFPFKGYTSTYADRLPDRADVPLLQRFESYDRLLRRATHLDPGARFSDAADMADQLTGVLREVLSAQDGRQRPGPSSLFGMELHAVGTEIASGAGPVLAPPGPAEVAAALPTPLVDGADPAAGFLAGLTTAVPDQLVAALTAAPDPSPEVRLTLARVRIEVGEVGEALRLLDELAAERPDDWRVPWYRAVAVLASGNAGQAEPLFDAMYSLLPGEVPPKLALAYCRGHRGDRAGAADLYERVWRTDNGYISAAFGLARSRLAAGDRAGAVQALDSVPSISSHHLAAQIAAVATAIRGRGPAELTEPDLVGAGGRLSALRLDGERRGRLVAEVLETALAWARMSGIRERRGTLFDAPLTERALRGRLEETYRALARLADTPAERHDLVMRANAARPRTLI, translated from the coding sequence ATGCTCGGCATGGGCCTGGTCGAGGTGCCCCGCGTTCCCTACCGCGACCCGTCCACGGCCATCAAGCAGAACCCCGAGGTCGCCGAGAACAAGAGGTTCTGCAGCGGCTGCGGCGAACCGGTCGGACGCTCACGCGGCGACCGGCCGGGCCGTACGGAGGGGTTCTGCCCCAAGTGCGGAGCCGGGTACTCCTTCAGCCCCAAGCTCGGACCGGGCGACCTGGTCGGCGGCCAGTACGAGGTGCTGGGCTGCCTGGCGCACGGCGGTCTCGGGTGGATCTACCTGGCACACGACCGCAACGTCAACGACCGGTGGGTGGTGCTCAAGGGCCTGCTCGACACCGGTGACGCGGACGCGCTGGCGGCGGCCGCGGCCGAGCGCTCCTTCCTGGCCGAGGTCGAGCACCCCAACATCGTCAAGATCTACAACTTCGTCCAGCACGGCGGCTCCGGCTACATCGTGATGGAGTACGTCGGCGGCAAACCGCTCAAGGACGTGCTGCTCGAACGCCGCGAAGCAGGCGAGGAGTCGCTGCCGATCGGCCAGACCATCGCGTACGGGCTGGAGCTCCTGCGGGCACTCGGGTACCTGCACGGGGTAGGGCTGCTCTACTGCGACCTCAAGCCGGACAACGCCATCCAGTCCGACGAGCAGCTCAAGCTCATCGACCTGGGCGGGGTGCGCCGCGTCGACGACATGGACAGCGCGATCTACGGGACGGTCGGCTACCAGGCTCCGGAGATCGCCGAGCTCGGCCCCTCGGTCAGCTCGGACCTGTACACCGTGGGCCGTACGCTCGCGGTGCTCAGCTTCCCGTTCAAGGGGTACACGAGCACCTACGCCGACCGGCTGCCCGACCGCGCCGACGTTCCGCTGCTCCAGCGGTTCGAGTCCTATGACCGGCTGCTGCGCCGCGCCACCCACCTCGACCCGGGGGCGCGGTTCTCGGACGCGGCGGACATGGCCGACCAGCTCACCGGCGTGCTGCGGGAGGTGCTGTCGGCCCAGGACGGCCGGCAGCGTCCCGGGCCGTCCTCGCTGTTCGGCATGGAACTGCACGCCGTCGGCACCGAGATCGCCTCCGGCGCGGGCCCGGTGCTCGCCCCTCCCGGCCCGGCCGAGGTGGCCGCGGCGCTGCCCACGCCGCTGGTGGACGGCGCCGACCCCGCCGCCGGCTTCCTCGCGGGCCTCACGACGGCCGTGCCGGACCAGCTCGTCGCCGCGCTCACGGCCGCCCCCGACCCCTCGCCGGAGGTACGCCTGACGCTGGCGCGCGTCCGCATCGAGGTCGGCGAGGTCGGCGAGGCACTCCGGCTCCTCGACGAGCTGGCGGCCGAGCGTCCCGACGACTGGCGGGTCCCGTGGTACCGCGCGGTCGCGGTGCTGGCGTCCGGGAACGCCGGGCAGGCCGAACCGCTCTTCGACGCGATGTACTCCCTGCTGCCCGGCGAGGTGCCGCCCAAGCTGGCCCTGGCCTACTGCCGCGGTCACCGCGGCGACCGCGCGGGCGCCGCGGACCTGTACGAACGGGTCTGGCGGACCGACAACGGCTACATCAGCGCCGCGTTCGGACTCGCCCGCTCGCGGCTGGCCGCCGGCGACCGTGCCGGTGCCGTACAGGCGCTCGACTCGGTCCCGAGCATCTCCAGCCACCACCTCGCCGCGCAGATCGCGGCCGTGGCGACCGCGATACGCGGCCGCGGCCCGGCCGAGCTGACCGAGCCCGACCTGGTCGGCGCGGGTGGAAGGCTGTCGGCCCTCAGGCTCGACGGCGAGCGCCGCGGGCGCCTCGTGGCCGAGGTCCTGGAGACCGCCCTCGCCTGGGCGCGCATGTCCGGGATCCGGGAGCGGCGCGGGACGCTGTTCGACGCGCCGCTGACCGAACGCGCGCTGCGCGGGCGGCTGGAGGAGACGTACCGGGCGCTGGCCCGCCTCGCCGACACACCCGCCGAGCGCCACGACCTGGTGATGCGCGCCAACGCCGCGCGGCCGAGGACACTGATCTGA
- a CDS encoding PP2C family serine/threonine-protein phosphatase: MDATTEERVCPACDMPVYPGEGFCEACGHRLDTPVRRCTGCGANAIGEDGYCEQCGLRQPDGTDHIEIELDGVSAGVSDKGLRHSRNEDAMAMTVTGDGVAAVVCDGVSSSSRPEDASRIAADTGAAALAESRAAGEDAEDATRTAMRRAAGAVAGLVGGGETTQPAGEPPSCTYVSALTHGRSVTVGWVGDSRAYWLTADGGGSRLTDDDSWAGQMVTSGAMTEDEAEHHPNAHVITGWLGADAPTLDPHVKTFTPDGAGVVLVCSDGLWNYLPEAADLAAAVPTAASEPLEAARSLTGLALDAGGRDNITVVVIPFPPSPHPIQEQAE, translated from the coding sequence ATGGACGCGACCACTGAGGAGCGGGTCTGCCCCGCCTGCGACATGCCCGTCTACCCGGGCGAGGGCTTCTGCGAGGCGTGCGGCCATCGCCTCGACACCCCGGTACGCCGCTGCACGGGCTGCGGCGCGAACGCCATCGGGGAGGACGGCTACTGCGAGCAGTGCGGGCTGCGGCAACCTGACGGCACCGACCACATCGAGATCGAGCTCGACGGCGTGAGCGCCGGTGTCAGTGACAAGGGGCTGCGGCACAGCCGCAACGAGGACGCGATGGCGATGACCGTCACCGGTGACGGCGTCGCCGCGGTCGTGTGCGACGGAGTGTCGTCCTCGTCGCGGCCGGAGGACGCCTCCAGGATCGCCGCCGACACGGGGGCGGCCGCCCTCGCCGAGTCTCGCGCCGCGGGCGAGGACGCCGAAGACGCCACCCGCACCGCGATGCGCCGGGCCGCCGGCGCCGTGGCCGGGCTGGTGGGCGGCGGCGAGACGACCCAGCCGGCCGGCGAGCCGCCGTCCTGTACCTATGTCTCGGCGCTGACGCACGGCCGGTCGGTGACCGTCGGCTGGGTCGGCGACAGCCGCGCCTACTGGCTGACCGCGGACGGCGGCGGCTCCCGGCTGACCGACGACGACTCGTGGGCCGGTCAGATGGTCACCTCGGGCGCGATGACCGAGGACGAGGCCGAACACCACCCGAACGCGCACGTCATCACGGGCTGGCTCGGCGCGGACGCCCCCACCCTGGACCCGCACGTGAAGACGTTCACGCCGGACGGCGCGGGCGTGGTCCTCGTGTGCAGCGACGGGCTGTGGAACTACCTGCCCGAGGCCGCCGACCTGGCCGCGGCCGTGCCCACCGCCGCGTCGGAGCCGCTGGAGGCGGCCCGCTCGCTGACCGGCCTGGCCCTGGACGCCGGCGGGCGCGACAACATCACCGTCGTCGTCATCCCCTTCCCGCCGTCCCCCCACCCGATACAGGAGCAGGCCGAATGA
- a CDS encoding vWA domain-containing protein: MSDPDFTLTIDQNKYLPEGGREVHAIVTVEASGVPAAGAVRTTSAAEVIIIDTSGSMDYPRTKMSAAIRAAQTAVDALRDGVHFAVVSGSARARMVYPPAEQLVAADARTRHEAKAALDRVRPAGGTAIGSWLSLADRLFAPYQGGIRHAILLTDGKNQHESPEQLDAVLKDCAGHFVCDCRGVGTDWEVAELRKVASTMLGGVDIVASPADLVTDFRAMTEAAMGKAVADVSLRVWTPQAARLRFVKQVTPTVEDLSGKRVEAGPRAGDYPIGAWGAESRDYHISVEVPPGMIGQELRAAWVKLVLPGAKGGAEQVLATGNVLAEWTDDEAQSTRINPKVAHFTGQAELADAIQQGLQARKDGDLDTATARLGRAVALAHESGNEAIAGLLDKVVDVEDHATGTVRLKKDVDKADEMSLDTRSSKTVRTRKGGV, translated from the coding sequence ATGAGCGATCCGGATTTCACCCTCACCATCGACCAGAACAAGTACCTGCCCGAGGGCGGCCGGGAAGTCCACGCGATCGTGACGGTCGAGGCCAGCGGAGTGCCCGCCGCCGGTGCCGTGCGCACGACGTCCGCCGCCGAGGTCATCATCATCGACACCTCCGGGTCGATGGACTATCCCCGCACCAAGATGTCTGCGGCGATCAGGGCCGCGCAGACGGCGGTCGACGCGCTGCGCGACGGGGTGCACTTCGCGGTGGTGTCCGGATCGGCACGTGCGCGGATGGTGTACCCGCCGGCCGAGCAGCTCGTCGCCGCCGACGCGCGTACCCGGCACGAGGCCAAGGCGGCTCTCGATCGCGTACGCCCGGCCGGCGGCACCGCCATCGGCTCGTGGCTGAGCCTGGCCGACCGGCTCTTCGCTCCGTACCAGGGCGGCATCCGGCACGCGATCCTGCTCACGGACGGCAAGAACCAGCACGAGAGCCCCGAGCAGCTCGACGCCGTGCTCAAGGACTGCGCCGGGCACTTCGTGTGCGACTGCCGTGGCGTCGGCACCGACTGGGAGGTCGCCGAGCTGCGCAAGGTGGCCTCGACGATGCTGGGCGGTGTCGACATCGTGGCCAGCCCGGCCGACCTGGTCACCGACTTCCGTGCCATGACCGAGGCGGCCATGGGCAAGGCGGTCGCGGACGTGTCCCTGCGGGTGTGGACACCGCAGGCCGCACGCCTGCGCTTCGTCAAGCAGGTGACGCCGACGGTCGAGGACCTGTCCGGCAAGCGGGTGGAGGCCGGCCCGCGCGCCGGGGACTACCCGATCGGCGCCTGGGGCGCGGAGAGCCGTGACTACCACATCTCCGTCGAGGTGCCGCCGGGGATGATCGGCCAGGAGCTGCGGGCCGCCTGGGTCAAGCTGGTGCTGCCCGGCGCGAAGGGCGGCGCGGAGCAGGTGCTGGCCACCGGCAACGTCCTGGCCGAGTGGACCGACGACGAGGCCCAGTCGACCCGGATCAACCCCAAGGTGGCGCACTTCACCGGGCAGGCCGAGCTCGCCGACGCCATCCAGCAGGGGCTGCAGGCACGCAAGGACGGCGACCTCGACACCGCGACGGCCCGCCTCGGCCGCGCGGTCGCGCTGGCCCACGAGTCGGGCAACGAGGCCATCGCCGGGCTGCTGGACAAGGTCGTCGACGTCGAGGACCACGCGACCGGCACCGTACGGCTGAAGAAGGACGTCGACAAGGCGGACGAGATGTCGCTGGACACCCGTTCGAGCAAGACGGTGCGCACGCGCAAGGGTGGAGTCTGA
- a CDS encoding FHA domain-containing protein → MATCPAGHTSGADDYCDVCGARITGAPSGPVSAGAPSGSPAPAAGGAGEPCPDCAAPRTGRFCEGCGYDFAVGAGRPSATGPMRTAASGGSVPSTPSVPSTPSVPPAPAGADLDEEPVTGPFRGTPIPPAAVWTAVVGADRDYYEAVLRQSEENGAYPFPPYCPERTIPLTGPQVRIGRRSVSQGTVPEIDLSEPPEDPGASHTHAVLLARPGGTWSLVDPGSTNGTTVNGGEDPIQVNVEVPLRDGDRIHIGVWTTITLRRG, encoded by the coding sequence ATGGCGACCTGTCCCGCCGGGCACACATCCGGCGCCGACGACTACTGCGACGTCTGCGGGGCCCGCATCACGGGCGCGCCGTCGGGTCCGGTGTCCGCGGGCGCGCCGTCCGGGAGTCCGGCTCCGGCCGCCGGCGGGGCCGGCGAGCCGTGCCCGGACTGCGCGGCGCCGCGTACGGGACGTTTCTGCGAGGGCTGCGGGTACGACTTCGCCGTCGGCGCGGGCCGGCCGTCCGCCACCGGGCCGATGCGGACCGCCGCGTCCGGCGGCTCGGTCCCCTCCACGCCCTCGGTACCCTCCACGCCCTCGGTCCCGCCCGCTCCGGCCGGCGCGGATCTCGACGAGGAGCCGGTGACCGGGCCGTTCCGCGGCACCCCCATTCCTCCGGCGGCCGTCTGGACGGCCGTCGTCGGCGCGGACCGCGACTACTACGAGGCCGTCCTGCGGCAGAGCGAGGAGAACGGCGCCTACCCGTTCCCGCCGTACTGCCCCGAACGCACGATCCCGCTGACCGGGCCGCAGGTCCGCATCGGGCGGCGCAGCGTCTCGCAGGGCACCGTGCCCGAGATCGACCTGAGCGAGCCGCCCGAGGACCCGGGCGCCTCGCACACCCACGCGGTGCTGCTCGCCCGGCCCGGCGGCACCTGGTCGCTGGTCGACCCCGGCTCCACCAACGGCACGACGGTGAACGGGGGCGAGGACCCGATCCAGGTCAACGTGGAGGTGCCGCTGCGAGACGGCGACCGCATCCACATCGGCGTCTGGACCACCATCACGCTGCGGAGAGGCTGA
- a CDS encoding glutamate ABC transporter substrate-binding protein, translating into MRVGRTLGAALVLAAALAGCGTGGGAKSVAGKDTLVVGVSKDQPGLGQRQPDGTFKGFDIDVASYIGAHMEKTPKKVVFKVVQYSEREKAVQTGKVDLVVSSYSITPERKTKIAFAGPYYVAHQDTLVRRSDTAIHNVRDLSGRRLCAVNGSVSWQRVTVERNVPAHLVQAATYGDCLTKLTDNSLDAISTDDLILAGFALENNAVRFVNAPISDERYGVGIRQDDVTGCEDINKAITEMYLDGTAAKLLTKWFGKTDLKLTTTVPQFEGCG; encoded by the coding sequence ATGCGAGTAGGTCGAACTCTCGGCGCCGCGCTTGTGCTGGCCGCGGCCCTGGCCGGGTGCGGTACGGGCGGCGGCGCGAAGTCGGTCGCGGGCAAGGACACGCTGGTGGTCGGCGTCTCGAAGGACCAGCCGGGGCTCGGGCAACGCCAGCCCGACGGCACCTTCAAGGGCTTCGACATCGACGTGGCCTCCTACATCGGCGCGCACATGGAGAAGACGCCCAAGAAGGTCGTCTTCAAGGTCGTGCAGTACTCCGAGCGCGAGAAGGCCGTGCAGACGGGCAAGGTGGACCTCGTCGTCTCGAGCTACTCGATCACGCCCGAGCGCAAGACCAAGATCGCGTTCGCCGGGCCGTACTACGTCGCCCACCAGGACACCCTGGTCCGCCGCAGCGACACCGCGATCCACAACGTCCGCGACCTGTCCGGCCGGCGTCTGTGCGCGGTCAACGGCTCGGTCTCCTGGCAGCGCGTCACCGTCGAACGTAACGTCCCGGCACACCTCGTGCAGGCCGCGACGTACGGCGACTGCCTGACCAAGCTCACCGACAACAGCCTCGACGCCATCTCCACCGACGACCTGATCCTGGCCGGGTTCGCGCTGGAGAACAACGCGGTGCGGTTCGTCAACGCCCCCATCTCCGACGAGAGGTACGGCGTGGGCATCCGCCAGGACGACGTGACCGGCTGTGAGGACATCAACAAGGCGATCACCGAGATGTACCTGGACGGGACCGCGGCGAAGCTGCTGACGAAGTGGTTCGGCAAGACCGACCTGAAGCTCACGACCACGGTCCCGCAGTTCGAGGGCTGCGGCTGA
- a CDS encoding right-handed parallel beta-helix repeat-containing protein: MKKLRTSMIFAVGGIAVAAPVIAATTAQAKASTTVYVSAHAAGHASDRGCGTAAYHSITAASAAVAEGGTVIVCGGTYKEDVAVTKALTIQGRSNATIDATKLTNGFLVTASHAAISGFTVKNAVGEGILVNKANSVTVQNNVVSNNDLGGLPVNPVPNTYASCAAQGGVPGDCGEGIHLMGSSHSTVRNNVSTANSGGILVSDETAPAAHNRISGNVVARNTYACGITVVAHSPLGAPGGKPAPDAAGVYDNDVVGNTISDNGTQAEGAGVVLATGLPGGAVYDNTVEGNSISGNGLSGVTLHSHIAGQYLNGNVIRGNRIGTNNLRGDKDIAEPFDTETTGILVGTVDPLSITISGNVIGKDHYGVWTTGPVTAKNVRDNHFTGVTVPVITH, translated from the coding sequence ATGAAAAAGCTGAGAACGTCCATGATCTTCGCCGTAGGGGGCATCGCCGTGGCCGCACCGGTCATCGCGGCGACCACGGCGCAGGCCAAGGCGTCGACCACGGTGTACGTGTCGGCCCACGCGGCCGGCCACGCGTCGGACCGCGGCTGCGGCACGGCCGCGTACCACTCCATCACCGCGGCCTCCGCCGCGGTGGCCGAGGGTGGCACCGTGATCGTGTGCGGCGGCACCTACAAGGAAGACGTCGCCGTGACGAAGGCGCTGACGATCCAGGGGAGATCGAACGCGACCATCGACGCCACCAAGCTGACCAACGGTTTCCTGGTCACCGCGTCACACGCGGCGATCAGCGGGTTCACGGTCAAGAACGCGGTCGGTGAGGGCATCCTCGTCAACAAGGCGAACTCCGTCACCGTCCAGAACAACGTGGTGAGCAACAACGACCTGGGCGGCCTGCCGGTGAACCCGGTGCCGAACACCTACGCGTCATGCGCCGCCCAGGGCGGCGTCCCGGGCGACTGCGGCGAGGGCATCCACCTGATGGGCAGCTCGCATTCCACCGTCCGTAACAACGTCAGCACCGCCAACAGCGGCGGCATCCTCGTCAGCGACGAGACCGCTCCGGCCGCGCACAACCGCATCTCGGGCAATGTCGTCGCCCGAAACACCTATGCCTGCGGCATCACCGTCGTCGCCCACAGCCCGCTCGGCGCCCCCGGGGGCAAGCCCGCTCCCGACGCCGCCGGCGTGTATGACAACGACGTCGTCGGCAACACCATCTCCGACAACGGCACGCAGGCCGAGGGCGCCGGCGTCGTCCTGGCGACGGGCCTGCCCGGCGGCGCGGTCTACGACAACACCGTCGAGGGCAACAGCATCAGCGGCAACGGCCTGTCCGGCGTGACGCTGCACAGCCACATCGCCGGCCAGTACCTGAACGGCAACGTGATCCGCGGCAACCGGATCGGCACCAACAACCTGCGCGGCGACAAGGACATCGCGGAGCCGTTCGACACGGAGACGACCGGCATCCTCGTCGGCACCGTCGACCCGCTGTCGATCACGATCTCCGGCAACGTCATCGGCAAGGACCACTACGGCGTCTGGACCACCGGCCCGGTTACCGCGAAGAACGTCCGCGACAACCACTTCACGGGCGTCACCGTCCCGGTCATCACGCACTGA
- a CDS encoding DUF6880 family protein — MAITTTFTVESWLEALPRDRLLALLRERLAEDASLRRRLEVRAAAERAAGDTDIAGLRAQILKLLGTAPFARYDYVEYADVPGYAAQAREAVDALRSLVSAGRAHEAVTLTREAIHRLHTVYEQIDDSSGAVGEVAADLEETHQAACVAADTDPVRNAGWLAAHMLGDWSHVPEIELGDYWDLLGDTGRAAFSDLVAERSRRRPSDWNVKHVRQELARVQGDVDVLVAVLASDLAPYGGTHLTIAEELDRAGRSAEALAWAERGLRDTERPPFADDGLASYVAGRYERDGRLADAVAVRRDRFHASPSLGGYRTLRDAARTAGCWDAERLAALDLLRERPSGRTPFGEGSLLVDALVDDGDVEAAWRAAEGRASDRQWLALADLVRDDRPADALEAYRRAVEPLTRLTGDGNYREIARLLLLARDCHRRLGTEQQFEADLATLRTDQRRKRKLMKTLDEKGL; from the coding sequence ATGGCGATCACTACAACGTTCACGGTCGAGTCCTGGCTGGAGGCCCTGCCACGCGACCGGCTCCTGGCCCTCCTGCGCGAGCGGCTCGCCGAGGATGCGAGCCTGCGCCGCCGCCTGGAGGTACGCGCCGCGGCCGAGCGAGCGGCCGGTGACACCGACATCGCCGGGCTGAGGGCCCAGATCCTGAAACTCCTCGGCACCGCGCCCTTCGCCCGGTACGACTACGTCGAGTACGCGGACGTCCCCGGCTATGCCGCACAGGCGCGTGAAGCAGTGGACGCACTGCGGTCACTGGTCTCCGCCGGAAGGGCGCACGAGGCGGTGACGCTGACCCGGGAGGCGATCCACCGGCTCCACACGGTGTACGAGCAGATCGATGACTCCTCCGGCGCCGTCGGCGAGGTCGCGGCCGACCTCGAAGAGACGCACCAGGCCGCCTGCGTCGCGGCCGACACCGATCCGGTGCGGAACGCCGGGTGGCTGGCCGCGCACATGCTGGGCGACTGGTCACACGTGCCGGAGATCGAGCTCGGCGACTACTGGGACCTGCTGGGCGACACGGGGCGGGCCGCCTTCTCCGATCTGGTCGCCGAGAGGTCGCGGCGTCGCCCGTCCGACTGGAACGTGAAGCACGTCCGGCAGGAGCTCGCCAGGGTTCAGGGGGACGTGGACGTGCTGGTCGCCGTCCTCGCGTCCGACCTGGCTCCGTACGGCGGCACGCACCTGACCATCGCCGAGGAGCTGGACCGCGCGGGCCGGAGCGCCGAGGCCCTCGCGTGGGCCGAGCGCGGGCTGCGCGACACCGAACGGCCCCCGTTCGCCGACGACGGGCTGGCCTCCTACGTGGCGGGCCGGTACGAGCGGGACGGGCGGCTCGCCGACGCGGTCGCGGTCCGGCGGGACCGGTTCCATGCGTCGCCCTCCCTGGGCGGCTACCGGACCCTGCGCGACGCCGCGCGGACGGCCGGATGCTGGGACGCCGAACGCCTCGCCGCCCTGGACCTGCTCCGCGAGAGACCATCTGGCCGTACGCCGTTCGGCGAAGGGTCGCTGCTGGTCGACGCCCTGGTGGACGACGGAGACGTCGAGGCCGCGTGGCGGGCCGCGGAGGGACGGGCGAGCGATCGCCAGTGGCTGGCGCTGGCCGACCTGGTACGTGACGACCGCCCGGCCGACGCGCTGGAGGCGTACCGCCGGGCGGTCGAGCCGCTCACCCGGCTCACCGGAGACGGAAACTACCGGGAGATCGCCCGGCTGCTGCTCCTGGCCCGCGACTGTCACCGCCGGCTCGGCACCGAGCAGCAGTTCGAGGCCGACCTCGCCACCCTCCGTACGGACCAGCGACGTAAGCGGAAGCTGATGAAGACCCTGGATGAGAAGGGCCTGTGA
- a CDS encoding PucR family transcriptional regulator, producing MYAEIHQLVDSVAAKLSRPAIVEDRRQRLVAYSRHSEPIDAVCHASILQRCVSAEVMAWLGRFELAKARGPVRTPRNLVLGMLPRVCVPIRHRDLLLGYLWFIDEEESMSEEQLALAETAAQGFALALYREVLAGELASSRETEAIRNLLLAESDAQAYAARTLIDGGHFDPSLGVVVVVARPVLVHDVMPDDQIRLAVEHALVNIRHELPARHALHLVSYSHGLLLFGTEGEAAEPTVDRCVSQLDHALQSALSGLEQASSFVIGIGGPRSCLEEAHGSYLEASEAARIAALMPDVSRIARWSQLGIYRVLAQVSSRDLGELVIHPGLERLLADPEAGPLLQTLEAYLDLAGNALATSERLQLHRTSLYYRIQRLEQLAGTDLKDGNERLSLHLGLKLARLTGRYRPAG from the coding sequence ATGTACGCGGAGATCCACCAGCTCGTCGACTCGGTGGCGGCGAAGCTGTCGCGTCCGGCGATCGTCGAGGACCGGCGACAGCGGCTGGTGGCCTACAGCCGGCACAGTGAGCCGATCGACGCGGTGTGCCATGCCTCGATTCTGCAGCGCTGCGTGTCCGCCGAGGTGATGGCCTGGCTGGGGCGGTTCGAGCTGGCCAAGGCGCGAGGCCCGGTGCGTACTCCCCGGAATCTCGTCCTCGGCATGCTGCCTCGGGTCTGCGTACCGATCCGGCACCGTGACCTTCTGCTGGGGTACCTGTGGTTCATCGACGAGGAGGAGTCGATGAGCGAGGAGCAGCTCGCGCTGGCCGAGACCGCCGCCCAGGGCTTCGCGCTCGCGCTCTACCGCGAGGTGCTGGCCGGCGAGCTCGCGTCGAGCCGGGAGACGGAGGCGATCCGGAACCTGCTCCTCGCCGAGAGCGACGCCCAGGCTTACGCGGCGCGCACCCTCATCGACGGTGGTCACTTCGACCCGTCCCTGGGCGTCGTCGTGGTGGTCGCCCGGCCGGTGCTCGTGCACGACGTCATGCCGGATGACCAGATACGGCTCGCCGTCGAGCACGCGCTCGTCAACATCCGGCACGAGTTGCCGGCCAGGCATGCCCTCCATCTCGTCTCCTACAGCCACGGACTGCTGCTGTTCGGTACGGAGGGCGAGGCCGCAGAGCCGACCGTGGACCGCTGTGTCTCACAGCTCGACCATGCCCTGCAGAGCGCGCTGTCGGGACTCGAGCAGGCGTCGTCGTTCGTCATCGGGATCGGAGGACCACGGTCGTGTCTGGAGGAGGCGCACGGCTCCTATCTCGAGGCGAGTGAGGCCGCGCGCATCGCCGCCTTGATGCCCGACGTCAGCAGGATCGCCCGCTGGTCCCAGCTCGGCATCTACCGGGTACTCGCCCAGGTGTCCAGCCGCGACCTCGGCGAGCTGGTGATTCATCCCGGGCTCGAGCGGCTCCTCGCCGACCCGGAGGCGGGCCCGCTGCTCCAGACGCTGGAGGCCTACCTCGATCTCGCCGGCAACGCGCTCGCGACCTCCGAACGCCTCCAGCTGCACCGCACGTCGCTGTACTACCGGATCCAGCGCCTCGAGCAACTGGCGGGGACCGACCTCAAGGACGGGAACGAACGTCTCAGTCTCCACCTCGGGCTGAAACTCGCCCGGCTCACCGGCCGCTACCGGCCCGCCGGCTGA
- a CDS encoding YcnI family protein, with protein sequence MWRRSIRGVVVAAGAVFFVGLGATAASAHVTVTAEAATQGGYAALVFRVPGERDDANTVKVDVLLPADQPLASVRVKPHPGWSYEIRKTKPARPVEAEGAKVTETVSEIIWTADDQKAGIRPDEYDEFAVSVGPLPKADSMVFKALQYYDDGEVVRWIQEPRPNAPEPERPAPVLRLLPPSATGAAQAASEPTRVPEDPAGTRTAHWAIGLSSAALLVALACAAIVIRDSFSRRAGSGR encoded by the coding sequence ATGTGGCGGCGTTCCATCCGAGGCGTTGTGGTCGCGGCCGGGGCGGTGTTCTTCGTCGGGCTCGGGGCGACGGCGGCGTCGGCGCACGTGACGGTCACCGCCGAGGCGGCGACGCAGGGTGGGTACGCGGCACTGGTCTTCCGCGTTCCCGGCGAGCGGGACGACGCGAACACCGTCAAGGTCGACGTGCTGCTGCCGGCGGACCAGCCGCTGGCCTCCGTCCGTGTGAAGCCGCATCCCGGCTGGTCGTACGAGATCAGGAAGACCAAGCCGGCCAGGCCGGTGGAGGCGGAGGGCGCCAAGGTCACCGAGACGGTCAGCGAGATCATCTGGACCGCGGACGACCAGAAGGCGGGCATCCGGCCGGACGAGTACGACGAGTTCGCCGTGAGCGTGGGACCCCTGCCGAAGGCGGACTCCATGGTCTTCAAGGCGCTGCAGTACTACGACGACGGCGAGGTGGTGCGCTGGATCCAGGAGCCGCGGCCGAACGCCCCCGAGCCGGAGCGACCCGCTCCCGTGCTCAGGCTCCTGCCGCCATCGGCGACCGGCGCCGCGCAAGCCGCGAGCGAACCGACCCGGGTCCCGGAAGACCCGGCGGGCACCCGCACCGCGCACTGGGCGATCGGACTGTCGTCGGCCGCTCTGCTCGTCGCGCTCGCGTGCGCCGCGATCGTGATCCGCGACTCGTTCAGCCGGCGGGCCGGTAGCGGCCGGTGA